The Helicoverpa armigera isolate CAAS_96S chromosome 25, ASM3070526v1, whole genome shotgun sequence genome has a window encoding:
- the LOC110382049 gene encoding uncharacterized protein LOC110382049, whose translation MCCSRLHWGLTVEMARPGRVLFLLVLLISCLTITHPYVISNHPCCREPSENLTLAMVIDAYEIYGHDPTDKLDHLAHYQIEMMKIKRAPDQYIINEHVHIATDHLARFTHMHIKELKVLLIALDDTIDNMLTMYDNHNAIKTERVATYNSAAGGAVPSEFYMSQEYYCGKNVYIFVSELYSDIYNMGRGPTPYCKGRAFHFLGFVHFMDDKRYFLEEDPNVVFSMDNFVHGLECNIGICVFRFPFKKNLQHIRDVSTLPKAIVKCGTEMYKLPPLSAASCMITSGSFILDFNIQGVRYRHYDYLLFMPNGQAYYTKEKYSPMFCDHHVCEWNYTNFYGGPFIIPGDPGTGLSPVPPFIEQTTDAVSTTDPNGPGGGPGGPDGGESNITYSLDGCWYMFPPNYGSIAGISYLDPLSVNEYRFTCQGSGNKGLYWYPQWMGASPHHPYPTAGDTPSSLSRPVDPVYYPHQQGNPPPALMLPPRN comes from the exons ATGTGTTGCTCCCGTTTGCACTGGGGTTTGACAGTCGAAATGGCCCGTCCTGGTCGTGTGTTGTTCTTGCTTGTGTTACTGATATCATGTTTGACGATAACC CATCCGTATGTAATATCGAACCACCCATGCTGCCGGGAGCCGAGCGAGAATCTAACACTGGCCATGGTGATAGACGCTTACGAAATCTACGGCCATGACCCTACGGACAAGTTGGACCATCTTGCGCATTACCAGATTGAGATGATGAAGATCAAACGGGCTCCTGATCAG TATATAATCAACGAACATGTCCACATAGCGACGGATCACCTCGCAAGGTTTACTCATATGCATATTAAGGAATTAAAG GTGCTACTGATAGCCTTAGACGATACAATAGACAACATGCTGACGATGTATGACAATCATAACGCTATTAAGACCGAGAGGGTCGCCACTTACAACTCGGCGGCTGGCGGCGCTGTGCCTTCTGAGTTCTATATGAGTCAAG AGTACTACTGCGGTAAGAACGTGTATATCTTCGTGTCGGAGTTATACAGTGACATATACAACATGGGCCGAGGCCCTACGCCCTACTGCAAGGGCCGCGCCTTCCACTTCTTGGGATTCGTACACTTTATGGACGACAAGCGATATTTCTTAGAAGAGGATCCTAATGTTGTGTTCAGTATGGACAACTTCGTGCATGGATTGGAGTGTAATATTGGGATTTGTGTGTTCAG GTTTCCTTTCAAGAAGAACCTGCAACACATTCGGGACGTGTCCACATTGCCGAAGGCTATCGTCAAATGCGGTACGGAGATGTACAAGCTGCCACCCCTGTCTGCTGCCTCCTGCATGATCACTTCAGGCTCCTTTATCCTCGACTTCAATATTCAGGGCGTTCGGTATCGACACTACGATTATTTGCTG TTCATGCCAAACGGCCAAGCTTACTACACGAAAGAGAAGTACTCTCCAATGTTCTGTGACCATCATGTTTGTGAGTGGAACTACACCAACTTTTATGGCG GTCCATTTATAATTCCTGGTGATCCTGGGACGGGGCTGTCGCCAGTGCCACCGTTCATCGAGCAAACGACTGATGCCGTGTCCACAACTGATCCCAACGGGCCCGGAGGAGGGCCTGGAGGTCCAGACGGGGGGGAGTCCAATATTACCT aTTCGCTGGACGGCTGCTGGTACATGTTCCCTCCTAACTACGGCTCCATCGCTGGCATCAGCTACCTGGACCCGCTCAGCGTTAACGAGTATCGATTCACTTGTCAAGGATCCGGGAATAAG GGCCTATACTGGTATCCACAATGGATGGGCGCTTCGCCTCACCATCCTTACCCGACAGCGGGAGATACACCAAGCTCACTGTCCAGGCCCGTGGATCCCGTGTACTACCCGCACCAGCAAGGCAACCCGCCCCCCGCACTCATGCTGCCCCCACGaaactga
- the LOC110382066 gene encoding vesicular inhibitory amino acid transporter — protein sequence MINLGKFKLPPLRNVLDVTMQTVRQQIPEKPGAPPRPPQNVRFANLDNMGESCELSTMNETTSPSYQSTNPTNPFLSGALQAEDSFTSYQNTYPQQDGAPRTQSMQSVDFYASSEEGGGFEEGGGPPGAKINEYQAAWNVTNAIQGMFVVSLPFAVLQGGYWAIAAMIGIAHICCYTGKILVECLYEDDPVSGQRVRVRDSYVSIAKECFGRKYGARIVNLAQIIELLMTCILYVVVCGDLMIGTFPDGAIDARSWMMLTGIFLLPLAFLKSLKSVSMLSFWCTMSHLIINAIVLGYCILNIGDWGWSKVKWTLDFENFPISLGVIVFSYTSQIFLPTLEGNMEDRSKFEWMLDWSHIAAAAFKSIFGYLCFLTFQNDTQQVITNNLRSAGFKGLVNFFLVIKAVLSYPLPYYAACDLLERALFRGKPKTIFPVIYALDGELKVWGLAWRLGVIMFTILMAIFIPHFAILMGFIGSFTGTMLSFIWPAYFHLKLKGNTLESTRIAYDYFIIALGVLFGVIGMYDSGSALIKAFKIGLPF from the exons ATGATAAACCTGGGCAAGTTCAAGTTGCCTCCCTTGAGGAATGTGCTGGACGTGACGATGCAGACTGTCAGGCAACAGATCCCGGAGAAGCCGGGCGCTCCTCCGCGTCCGCCACAAAACGTCAGGTTCGCGAACTTAG ACAATATGGGTGAAAGCTGCGAACTATCAACTATGAATGAAACCACATCGCCTAGCTACCAGTCAACTAATCCCACGAACCCGTTCCTAAGCGGAGCCCTGCAGGCCGAAGACTCTTTCACCAGCTATCAGAACACCTATCCTCAGCAAGATGGAGCTCCCAG GACTCAGAGCATGCAAAGCGTAGATTTTTATGCTTCATCTGAAGAAGGCGGAGGCTTCGAGGAAGGTGGTGGCCCGCCTGGCGCAAAAATCAATGAATACCAAGCAGCTTGGAACGTCACTAATGCTATTCAG gGTATGTTCGTAGTGTCCCTGCCGTTCGCCGTCCTACAAGGCGGTTACTGGGCCATCGCTGCGATGATCGGCATCGCACATATTTGCTGCTACACTGGTAAGATCCTCGTCGAATGCCTCTATGAAGATGATCCCGTGTCGGGCCAACGTGTACGAGTTCGTGACTCCTATGTAAGCATCGCTAAAGAATGCTTCGGCAGGAAATATGGCGCAAGAATTGTCAATCTCGCTCAAATTATCGAACTGCTAATGACATGCATTCTTTACGTCGTCGTGTGTGGTGATCTTATGATTGGCACCTTCCCTGATGGCGCTATTGACGCTAGGTCTTGGATGATGCTAACAGGCATATTCCTTCTGCCTTTGGCTTTCTTGAAATCGCTCAAAAGTGTGAGTATGCTGTCCTTCTGGTGTACCATGAGCCACTTGATAATAAACGCTATCGTTCTGGGTTATTGTATCCTTAACATCGGCGACTGGGGCTGGTCTAAAGTCAAATGGACTTTAGATTTTGAGAACTTTCCCATCAGCTTGGGCGTCATCGTCTTTTCATACACTTCGCAGATATTCCTGCCAACACTAGAAGGTAACATGGAGGATCGTTCCAAATTCGAATGGATGTTAGATTGGTCTCACATTGCCGCTGCAGCATTCAAATCCATTTTCGGATACTTGTGCTTTTTGACTTTCCAAAACGATACGCAACAGGTGATTACGAATAACTTGCGTTCAGCTGGGTTTAAGGGTCTAGTCAACTTTTTCCTTGTCATTAAGGCAGTGCTGAGTTACCCTCTGCCTTACTATGCGGCGTGTGATCTGCTGGAGCGTGCTCTGTTTAGAGGCAAACCTAAAACAATATTCCCAGTAATTTATGCACTAGATGGCGAGCTGAAGGTGTGGGGACTTGCATGGAGACTGGGAGTGATAATGTTCACTATTTTGATGGCAATATTTATTCCTCACTTCGCTATCCTGATGGGTTTCATCGGCAGCTTCACGGGAACTATGCTGAGCTTCATTTGGCCAGCCTACTTCCacctcaaactgaagggcaacaCACTTGAAAGCACAAGGATTGCGTATGATTACTTCATAATAGCCCTGGGTGTTCTTTTTGGAGTCATCGGTATGTACGATTCTGGATCGGCTCTGATCAAGGCATTCAAAATAGGATTGCCGTTCTAA